One Megalops cyprinoides isolate fMegCyp1 chromosome 17, fMegCyp1.pri, whole genome shotgun sequence DNA window includes the following coding sequences:
- the aida gene encoding axin interactor, dorsalization-associated protein isoform X1, which yields MSDVTKTIQKWHASFKKGTDFDSWGQLVEAIDEYQILARQLQKEVQSSNLSEFTEEQKKTLGKFATCLEMRSAALQSTQSQEDFKLEDLKKLEPIIKNILTYNKGFPFDVQPVPLRKILAPGEEENLEVEEEEDAVAGAGSPESFPSRVPALQGTLLPRLPSEPGMTLITIKIEKIGLKDAGQCIDPYITVSVKDLNGIDLNPVQDTPVATRKEDTYIHFGVDVEIQKHLEKLSKGAAIFFEFKHYKPKKRFTSTKCFAFMEMDEIKPGPIVIELYKKPTDFKRKKLHLLTKKPLYLHLHQTLHKD from the exons atgtcagatGTAACCAAGACCATCCAGAAATGGCACGCGAGTTTTAAAAAAGGCACGGACTTTGATTCGTGGGGACAGTTAGTGGAAGCAATTGATGAATACCAAAT TCTTGCAAGGCAGCTGCAAAAAGAAGTTCAGTCGTCCAATTTGTCAGAATTCACAGAAGAGCAGAAG AAAACATTAGGGAAGTTTGCAACATGCCTCGAAATGAGAAGCGCAGCCTTGCAG AGCACACAGTCCCAGGAGGATTTCAAGCTGGAGGATCTGAAGAAACTGGAACCCA TCATAAAGAACATTCTTACGTATAACAAAGGTTTCCCCTTTGATGTGCAACCGGTGCCTTTAAG GAAAATCCTTGCCCCTGGTGAGGAGGAAAATTTGGAAGTTGAAGAAGAGGAAGACGCAGTGGCCGGTGCAGGGTCGCCCGAATCCTTTCCCTCCAGAGTCCCAG CTTTGCAAG GTACATTGTTGCCAAGGTTACCCTCAGAGCCAGGAATGACACTAATCACAATAAAGATTGAGAAGATTGGGCTAAAAGATGCAGGTCAATGCATCGACCCCTACATAACAGTTAGCGTGAAAG aTCTGAATGGCATCGATTTGAACCCTGTACAGGACACCCCTGTGGCCACCAGAAAGGAGGACACATACATTCACTTTGGAGTGGATGTGGAAATACAGAAACACCTTGAGAAACTATCTAAAG GGGCAGCTATTTTCTTTGAATTCAAGCACTACAAACCCAAGAAACGGTTTACCAGCACAAAATGTTTCGCTTTCATGGAAATGGATGAGATTAAACCTGGTCCCATTGTAATTGAACT GTACAAGAAACCAACTGACTTCAAGAGGAAGAAACTCCATCTCCTGACGAAAAAGCCACTCTATCTTCATCTCCACCAGACTTTGCACAAAGACTAA
- the brox gene encoding BRO1 domain-containing protein BROX: protein MAHWFHRNPLKATAPVSFNFYGVAASPAANKICNDLRMTRARLLEMFTDVTCNPEIMKNATDAYFSLLQGFIASLDGTTQENKMRFFQNFKWTDTLQGNTPSAQQDAIFELVSMAFNVALWYTKFASRLAGKENVTEAEAKEVHRSLKIAAGIFRHLKEAHIPRLITPAEKGRDLEARVIDTYIVQSQAEAQEVTIARAIELKHNASLIAALAFETANFYQKADHTLNTLEPDYSSKWRKYLQLKQHFYMAYAYCYHGQTLLANDKCGEAIRSLQEAEKCYSKAEALCKEYRQTKGPGTTAKPSEQLFFLKLGGLIKNTLEKCQRENGFIYFHKIPADAPQLELKASYGLAEPVSFEFPPVSEQCTPEVYATFDLTKGPKDDKAKPKQEEEVKPVKEPDLKPQKDTGCIIS from the exons ATGGCGCACTGGTTTCATCGAAACCCATTGAAAGCCACAGCGCCCGTCTCTTTCAACTTCTATGGGGTGGCGGCGAGTCCAGCCGCAAATAAAATCTGCAA TGACTTAAGGATGACTCGGGCAAGGCTTTTGGAGATGTTCACTGATGTCACTTGCAATCCTGAGatcatgaaaaatgcaacagatGCTTACTTTTCTCTTTTGCAAG GATTCATTGCATCCCTGGATGgtacaacacaagaaaacaagatGCGTTTTTTCCAGAACTTCAAATGGACAGACACTTTACAAGGAAACACACCAAG TGCCCAACAAGATGCTATATTTGAGCTGGTCTCCATGGCGTTTAATGTTGCACTTTGGTACACCAAGTTTGCCTCCAGACTCGCAGGGAAAGAAAA CGTAACAGAGGCTGAAGCAAAAGAGGTCCACAGAAGCCTGAAAATTGCAGCTGGGATATTCAGACATCTCAAG gaggcCCACATTCCTCGTCTCATCACTCCAGCTGAGAAGGGCAGAGATCTGGAGGCCCGAGTCATCGATACCTACATAGTTCAGTCACAGGCCGAGGCGCAGGAAG TGACCATTGCCAGAGCCATTGAATTGAAACACAATGCCAGTCTGATCGCAGCCCTTGCATTTGAGACTGCAAACTTCTATCAGAAGGCTG ATCACACCCTCAACACTCTGGAGCCCGACTACAGCAGCAAGTGGAGAAAGTACCTGCAGCTTAAACAGCACTTCTACATGGCCTAT GCCTACTGCTATCATGGACAGACTCTCCTTGCAAATGACAAGTGTGGAGAAGCAATCCGATCACTGCAAGAGGCTGAAAAGT GCTACTCTAAAGCCGAGGCTTTGTGCAAAGAGTACCGTCAGACCAAAGGCCCTGGCACCACAGCCAAGCCCTCTGAGCAGCTCTTCTTCCTGAAGCTGGGGGGCTTGATCAAAAACACGCTGGAGAAGTGTCAGAGAGAGAACGGCTTCAT atACTTTCATAAGATCCCAGCAGATGCTCCCCAGCTGGAGCTGAAGGCCAGCTACGGGCTCGCAGAGCCTGTGTCCTTTGAGTTTCCTCCTGTCAGTGAACAGTGCACCCCTGAAGTGTATGCCACCTTCGACCTCACCAAGGGGCCCAAGGACGACAAG GCAAAACCCAAACAGGAGGAAGAAGTGAAGCCAGTGAAGGAACCAGATCTGAAGCCCCAGAAAGACACAGGCTGCATTATATCCTAA
- the aida gene encoding axin interactor, dorsalization-associated protein isoform X2 produces MSDVTKTIQKWHASFKKGTDFDSWGQLVEAIDEYQILARQLQKEVQSSNLSEFTEEQKKTLGKFATCLEMRSAALQSTQSQEDFKLEDLKKLEPIIKNILTYNKGFPFDVQPVPLRKILAPGEEENLEVEEEEDAVAGAGSPESFPSRVPGTLLPRLPSEPGMTLITIKIEKIGLKDAGQCIDPYITVSVKDLNGIDLNPVQDTPVATRKEDTYIHFGVDVEIQKHLEKLSKGAAIFFEFKHYKPKKRFTSTKCFAFMEMDEIKPGPIVIELYKKPTDFKRKKLHLLTKKPLYLHLHQTLHKD; encoded by the exons atgtcagatGTAACCAAGACCATCCAGAAATGGCACGCGAGTTTTAAAAAAGGCACGGACTTTGATTCGTGGGGACAGTTAGTGGAAGCAATTGATGAATACCAAAT TCTTGCAAGGCAGCTGCAAAAAGAAGTTCAGTCGTCCAATTTGTCAGAATTCACAGAAGAGCAGAAG AAAACATTAGGGAAGTTTGCAACATGCCTCGAAATGAGAAGCGCAGCCTTGCAG AGCACACAGTCCCAGGAGGATTTCAAGCTGGAGGATCTGAAGAAACTGGAACCCA TCATAAAGAACATTCTTACGTATAACAAAGGTTTCCCCTTTGATGTGCAACCGGTGCCTTTAAG GAAAATCCTTGCCCCTGGTGAGGAGGAAAATTTGGAAGTTGAAGAAGAGGAAGACGCAGTGGCCGGTGCAGGGTCGCCCGAATCCTTTCCCTCCAGAGTCCCAG GTACATTGTTGCCAAGGTTACCCTCAGAGCCAGGAATGACACTAATCACAATAAAGATTGAGAAGATTGGGCTAAAAGATGCAGGTCAATGCATCGACCCCTACATAACAGTTAGCGTGAAAG aTCTGAATGGCATCGATTTGAACCCTGTACAGGACACCCCTGTGGCCACCAGAAAGGAGGACACATACATTCACTTTGGAGTGGATGTGGAAATACAGAAACACCTTGAGAAACTATCTAAAG GGGCAGCTATTTTCTTTGAATTCAAGCACTACAAACCCAAGAAACGGTTTACCAGCACAAAATGTTTCGCTTTCATGGAAATGGATGAGATTAAACCTGGTCCCATTGTAATTGAACT GTACAAGAAACCAACTGACTTCAAGAGGAAGAAACTCCATCTCCTGACGAAAAAGCCACTCTATCTTCATCTCCACCAGACTTTGCACAAAGACTAA